One Ictalurus punctatus breed USDA103 chromosome 10, Coco_2.0, whole genome shotgun sequence genomic region harbors:
- the LOC108270543 gene encoding inhibin beta B chain, with amino-acid sequence MRNFLFKVLCLIACVLSVRCTPAPETEAHPTASRDSCASCGLAQPADSGRMDAEFVEAVKRHILTRLQMRDRPNITQPIPKAAMVTALRKLHAGKVSEDGRVEIPDVDGHASHANDVEEETSEIISFAETDDLLSSKSSLFFIISNEGNQNLYVSQANLWLYFKLLPSVFEKGTRRKVMIKVYYQEPGLGSKWNLVEKRVELKRSGWHTFPLTDAVQLVFSKGTRRQNLDVRCEGCDEAGVRPVLVNTGDESHRPFLVVQARVTDSKHRIRKRGLECDGTSGLCCRQQFYIDFRLIGWNDWIIAPSGYFGNYCEGNCPAYMAGVPGSASSFHTAVVNQYRMRGMSPGSMNSCCIPTKLSTMSMLYFDDEYNIVKRDVPNMIVEECGCA; translated from the exons ATGAGAAATTTCCTTTTCAAGGTGCTTTGTCTCATAGCCTGCGTGCTGTCCGTGCGCTGCACGCCCGCGCCGGAAACCGAGGCGCACCCGACAGCGTCGCGCGATTCGTGCGCTTCGTGCGGTCTCGCGCAGCCTGCCGACTCGGGGAGGATGGACGCGGAGTTCGTGGAGGCGGTGAAGAGGCACATCCTGACCAGGCTGCAGATGAGGGACAGACCTAACATCACTCAGCCCATACCAAAGGCGGCCATGGTGACCGCGCTGCGAAAGCTGCACGCCGGGAAAGTGAGCGAGGACGGCAGGGTCGAGATCCCCGACGTGGACGGGCACGCGAGTCACGCCAATGACGTCGAGGAGGAAACGTCAGAAATCATCAGTTTTGcagagacag ACGATTTGCTGTCTTCAAAGTCCAGTCTTTTCTTCATCATCTCCAATGAAGGCAACCAGAACCTCTATGTGTCTCAGGCAAACCTGTGGCTGTACTTTAAACTTCTGCCTAGTGTGTTTGAGAAGGGCACTCGAAGGAAGGTCATGATTAAAGTGTACTATCAGGAACCAGGCCTGGGTAGCAAGTGGAACTTGGTGGAGAAGCGCGTGGAGCTGAAACGCAGCGGCTGGCACACGTTTCCTCTTACTGATGCTGTACAACTAGTGTTCTCCAAAGGTACACGAAGGCAGAACCTGGATGTTCGGTGTGAAGGCTGCGATGAGGCAGGTGTTCGGCCTGTATTGGTGAACACAGGTGATGAGTCGCATCGGCCATTCTTGGTGGTGCAGGCACGTGTAACAGACAGCAAGCACCGCATCCGCAAGCGCGGCCTGGAGTGTGATGGTACCAGTGGCCTGTGCTGTCGTCAGCAGTTCTACATTGACTTCCGCCTCATCGGGTGGAACGACTGGATCATTGCGCCATCAGGCTACTTTGGCAACTACTGTGAGGGAAACTGCCCGGCATACATGGCTGGCGTTCCAGGGTCAGCGTCATCATTTCACACCGCTGTAGTAAACCAGTACCGCATGAGGGGGATGAGTCCAGGCTCCATGAACTCCTGCTGTATCCCCACCAAACTCAGCACCATGTCCATGCTGTACTTTGATGATGAGTATAACATCGTCAAGCGCGATGTACCCAACATGATCGTAGAGGAGTGTGGATGCGCTTGA